The following are encoded together in the Janthinobacterium sp. Marseille genome:
- the fusA gene encoding elongation factor G, translated as MARKTPIERYRNIGISAHIDAGKTTTTERVLFYTGVNHKLGEVHDGAATMDWMEQEQERGITITSAATTCFWKGMAGNFPAHHINIIDTPGHVDFTIEVERSMRVLDGACMVYCAVGGVQPQSETVWRQANKYKVPRLAFVNKMDRTGANFFKVYDQMRARLKANPVPMQVPIGAEDSFEGVIDLVKMKAIIWDDASQGMKFEYGDIPEHLLADAKKWRENMVEAAAEASEELMNKYLEEGDLSEADIKAAIRQRTIASEIVPMMCGTAFKNKGVQAMLDGVVEYLPSPVDIPPVPGLNEDDEPVVRKAEDTEKFSALAFKIATDPFVGQLCFIRCYSGTLNSGDTVFNSVKEKKERIGRIVQMHANQREEIKEMLAGDIAAIVGLKDTTTGDTLCDDKAIVVLERMIFPEPVISQAVEPKTKADQEKMGLALNRLAAEDPSFRVRTDEESGQTIIAGMGELHLDIIVDRMKREFGVEATVGKPQVAYRETIRKVCEEIEGKFVKQSGGRGQYGHVVLKIEPQEPGKGFEFIDAIKGGTVPREYIPAVEKGVRETLTSGVLAGYPVVDVKVTLFFGSYHDVDSNENAFRMAASMAFKDGCRKASPVILEPMMAVEVETPEDYAGTVMGDLSSRRGMVQGMDEIAGGGGKIIKAEVPLSEMFGYSTSLRSATQGRATYSMEFKHYSEAPKNVIDAIVTSKAPK; from the coding sequence ATGGCTCGCAAGACCCCCATTGAGCGTTACCGCAATATCGGTATTTCGGCTCACATTGATGCTGGTAAAACCACCACGACCGAGCGCGTCCTGTTCTACACAGGCGTAAACCACAAGCTGGGTGAAGTGCATGATGGCGCAGCCACCATGGACTGGATGGAGCAAGAGCAAGAGCGCGGTATCACGATTACTTCCGCTGCTACCACTTGCTTCTGGAAGGGTATGGCAGGTAACTTCCCGGCGCATCACATCAACATCATTGATACACCAGGCCACGTTGACTTCACAATTGAAGTTGAGCGTTCAATGCGCGTATTGGATGGCGCATGCATGGTTTATTGTGCAGTGGGTGGCGTGCAGCCGCAATCTGAAACAGTATGGCGTCAAGCTAACAAGTACAAAGTCCCACGTTTGGCATTCGTCAACAAGATGGATCGTACCGGCGCTAACTTCTTCAAAGTTTACGATCAAATGCGTGCGCGTTTGAAAGCTAACCCTGTGCCTATGCAAGTGCCTATCGGTGCTGAAGATTCGTTCGAAGGCGTAATCGATCTGGTCAAGATGAAAGCGATCATCTGGGACGACGCTTCGCAAGGTATGAAATTCGAATACGGCGATATCCCAGAGCATCTGTTGGCTGACGCGAAAAAATGGCGTGAAAACATGGTTGAAGCCGCCGCTGAAGCATCAGAAGAACTGATGAACAAGTACCTGGAAGAAGGCGACTTGTCAGAAGCTGATATCAAGGCTGCGATTCGTCAACGTACCATCGCCAGCGAAATTGTGCCAATGATGTGCGGTACCGCCTTTAAAAACAAAGGCGTACAAGCTATGTTGGACGGCGTTGTTGAGTACTTGCCATCGCCAGTGGATATTCCACCGGTGCCAGGCCTGAACGAAGATGACGAACCAGTTGTGCGTAAAGCAGAAGACACCGAAAAATTTTCGGCGCTGGCATTCAAAATCGCAACCGATCCGTTTGTTGGTCAATTGTGCTTCATCCGTTGCTACTCGGGTACTTTGAACTCGGGCGATACCGTTTTCAACTCTGTTAAAGAGAAGAAAGAACGTATCGGCCGTATCGTTCAGATGCACGCGAACCAACGCGAAGAAATCAAGGAAATGCTGGCAGGCGACATCGCTGCGATCGTTGGTTTGAAAGATACAACGACAGGTGACACCCTGTGCGACGACAAAGCGATTGTTGTTCTGGAACGCATGATTTTCCCTGAGCCGGTTATTTCGCAAGCTGTTGAGCCAAAAACCAAAGCTGACCAGGAAAAAATGGGTCTGGCCTTGAATCGTCTGGCTGCTGAAGATCCATCGTTCCGCGTGCGTACCGATGAAGAATCCGGTCAAACCATCATCGCCGGTATGGGCGAGTTGCATCTGGATATTATCGTTGATCGTATGAAGCGCGAATTCGGCGTGGAAGCGACTGTTGGTAAGCCACAGGTTGCATACCGTGAAACCATCCGTAAAGTTTGCGAAGAAATCGAAGGTAAATTCGTTAAGCAATCCGGGGGTCGTGGTCAGTACGGTCACGTGGTTCTGAAAATCGAACCGCAAGAACCAGGTAAGGGCTTCGAATTCATCGACGCAATCAAAGGCGGTACCGTTCCTCGCGAATACATCCCTGCAGTTGAAAAAGGTGTGCGCGAAACATTGACCTCGGGCGTCCTCGCGGGCTACCCAGTGGTTGACGTTAAAGTCACCCTGTTCTTCGGTTCGTACCATGACGTCGATTCGAATGAAAACGCGTTCCGTATGGCAGCATCGATGGCATTCAAGGACGGCTGCCGTAAAGCAAGCCCGGTTATCCTTGAGCCTATGATGGCTGTGGAAGTTGAAACACCTGAAGACTACGCTGGTACCGTGATGGGCGATCTGTCCTCACGTCGCGGCATGGTTCAAGGTATGGATGAAATCGCGGGCGGCGGCGGCAAGATCATTAAAGCTGAAGTGCCTTTGTCCGAAATGTTTGGTTACTCGACATCGTTGCGTTCCGCAACACAAGGTCGCGCAACCTACTCGATGGAATTCAAGCACTACTCTGAAGCACCTAAGAACGTGATCGATGCAATCGTCACATCGAAGGCGCCTAAGTAA
- the rplC gene encoding 50S ribosomal protein L3, with protein sequence MNQNQDKGQGLLGRKVGMMRIFTDDGDSIPVTVLDVSNNRVTQIKTSEVDGYSAVQVAFGSRRASRVNKASAGHFAKAGVEAGTVLKEFRVAATAASELKVGDVIAASLFEVGQKVDVQGVTIGKGYAGVIKRYNFGSGRATHGNSRSHNVPGSIGMAQDPGRVFPGKRMTGHLGDVTRTTQNLEIARIDADRQLLLVKGAVPGAKNGQVIVSPAVKVKAKKGA encoded by the coding sequence ATGAACCAAAACCAAGATAAAGGCCAAGGCCTGCTTGGTCGCAAGGTTGGTATGATGCGCATCTTCACAGATGACGGGGATTCGATTCCTGTCACTGTGTTGGACGTGTCTAACAATCGTGTGACGCAAATCAAAACGTCTGAAGTCGATGGTTATTCGGCTGTTCAGGTCGCCTTCGGCAGCCGTCGTGCTTCCCGTGTCAACAAAGCCTCCGCTGGTCATTTTGCCAAGGCGGGTGTTGAGGCCGGCACAGTGCTCAAAGAATTCCGCGTTGCCGCTACTGCTGCTTCCGAACTGAAAGTCGGCGATGTTATCGCTGCCAGCCTGTTCGAAGTCGGTCAAAAAGTAGACGTGCAAGGTGTGACGATCGGTAAGGGTTACGCTGGTGTTATCAAGCGTTACAACTTCGGTTCCGGTCGCGCAACCCACGGTAACTCCCGTTCGCATAATGTTCCAGGTTCCATCGGTATGGCGCAGGATCCAGGTCGCGTTTTCCCTGGTAAGCGCATGACTGGTCACTTGGGTGACGTTACTCGCACCACACAAAACCTCGAGATCGCTCGTATCGACGCTGATCGCCAACTGTTGTTGGTTAAGGGTGCTGTTCCTGGTGCAAAAAACGGTCAGGTGATTGTATCGCCGGCTGTTAAAGTCAAAGCAAAGAAGGGGGCTTAA
- the rpsL gene encoding 30S ribosomal protein S12, with product MPTINQLIRQPRVSARVKSKSPALENSPQKRGVCTRVYTTTPKKPNSALRKVAKVRLTNGFEVISYIGGEGHNLQEHSVVLLRGGRVKDLPGVRYHMVRGALDTQGVKDRKQARSKYGTKRAKAGKK from the coding sequence ATGCCAACCATCAATCAACTGATTCGCCAGCCGCGTGTTTCTGCACGCGTCAAGAGCAAATCGCCGGCGCTGGAAAACAGCCCGCAAAAACGCGGCGTATGTACCCGCGTTTACACCACAACTCCAAAAAAGCCTAACTCGGCTTTGCGTAAAGTTGCCAAAGTGCGTTTGACCAACGGTTTCGAAGTTATTTCGTATATCGGCGGTGAAGGCCATAACCTGCAAGAACATAGCGTCGTGCTGTTGCGCGGCGGTCGTGTAAAAGATTTGCCGGGTGTGCGTTATCACATGGTTCGCGGCGCGTTGGATACCCAAGGTGTTAAAGACCGTAAGCAAGCACGTTCGAAGTACGGTACCAAGCGTGCAAAAGCTGGCAAGAAGTAA
- the rpsS gene encoding 30S ribosomal protein S19: MTRSLKKGPFCDAHLVKKVETAQAIKDKKPIKTWSRRSTIMPDFIGLTIAVHNGKQHVPVYVSENMVGHKLGEFALTRTFKGHAADKKAKK, encoded by the coding sequence ATGACACGTTCATTAAAAAAAGGGCCGTTCTGTGACGCCCACTTGGTGAAAAAAGTTGAGACCGCGCAAGCGATCAAAGACAAAAAGCCAATTAAAACCTGGTCGCGCCGTTCGACAATCATGCCTGACTTCATTGGCCTGACAATCGCGGTGCATAACGGTAAGCAACACGTACCGGTTTACGTATCCGAGAACATGGTTGGTCACAAGCTCGGCGAATTCGCGCTGACCCGCACGTTCAAAGGTCATGCTGCTGATAAGAAGGCTAAGAAATAA
- the tuf gene encoding elongation factor Tu, with the protein MAKGKFERTKPHVNVGTIGHVDHGKTTLTAAIATVLSKKFGGEAKGYDQIDNAPEEKARGITINTSHVEYETESRHYAHVDCPGHADYVKNMITGAAQMDGAILVCSAADGPMPQTREHILLSRQVGVPYIIVFLNKADMVDDAELLELVEMEVRELLSKYEFPGDDLPIVKGSAKLALEGDTGPLGEQAILALANALDTYIPTPERAVDGAFLLPVEDVFSISGRGTVVTGRIERGIIKVGEEIEIVGIRDTQKTTCTGVEMFRKLLDQGQAGDNVGVLLRGTKREDVERGQVLAKPGSIKPHKHFTGEIYVLSKDEGGRHTPFFNNYRPQFYFRTTDVTGSIELPKDKEMVMPGDNVSITVMLINPIAMEEGLRFAIREGGRTVGAGVVAKIIE; encoded by the coding sequence ATGGCAAAAGGTAAATTCGAACGGACTAAGCCGCACGTGAATGTGGGCACAATTGGTCACGTCGATCATGGTAAAACCACACTGACAGCTGCGATCGCGACTGTTCTGTCGAAGAAATTCGGCGGCGAAGCAAAAGGCTACGATCAAATCGATAACGCGCCAGAAGAAAAAGCACGCGGTATCACGATCAACACCTCGCACGTTGAATACGAAACCGAAAGCCGTCACTACGCTCACGTTGACTGCCCAGGCCACGCCGATTACGTTAAAAACATGATCACCGGTGCTGCGCAGATGGACGGCGCGATCCTGGTTTGCTCCGCAGCAGACGGCCCAATGCCACAAACCCGCGAACACATCCTGTTGTCGCGTCAAGTTGGTGTTCCATACATCATCGTGTTCCTGAACAAAGCGGACATGGTTGATGATGCAGAACTGCTGGAACTGGTTGAAATGGAAGTGCGTGAGCTGCTTTCGAAATACGAATTCCCAGGCGACGACTTGCCTATCGTTAAAGGTTCGGCAAAATTGGCGCTGGAAGGCGACACCGGTCCATTGGGCGAACAAGCAATCCTGGCCCTGGCTAACGCACTCGACACCTACATCCCAACACCAGAACGCGCAGTTGACGGCGCCTTCCTGTTGCCAGTAGAAGACGTGTTCTCGATCTCGGGTCGCGGTACAGTTGTTACCGGTCGTATCGAACGCGGCATCATCAAAGTCGGCGAAGAGATCGAAATCGTTGGTATCCGTGATACCCAAAAAACCACCTGTACCGGTGTTGAAATGTTCCGCAAATTGCTGGATCAAGGTCAAGCTGGTGACAACGTTGGTGTATTGCTGCGCGGTACCAAGCGTGAAGACGTGGAACGTGGTCAAGTTCTGGCAAAACCAGGTTCGATCAAGCCACACAAACACTTCACAGGCGAAATCTACGTTCTGTCGAAAGATGAAGGCGGTCGTCATACACCATTCTTCAACAACTACCGTCCACAGTTCTACTTCCGTACAACGGACGTGACTGGTTCGATCGAGTTGCCGAAAGACAAAGAAATGGTGATGCCAGGCGATAACGTGTCGATCACAGTGATGTTGATCAACCCGATCGCGATGGAAGAAGGTCTGCGTTTCGCGATCCGCGAAGGCGGCCGTACCGTCGGCGCTGGTGTTGTAGCTAAAATTATTGAGTAA
- the rplW gene encoding 50S ribosomal protein L23 — MSAILKHSEERLMKVLLAPVISEKATFVAEKNEQVVFLVMPDATKPEIKAAVELLFKVQVESVQVANRQGKQKRSGRFNGRRNHTRRAFVCLKPGQEINFTEEAK, encoded by the coding sequence ATGAGCGCGATTCTGAAACATAGCGAAGAACGCCTGATGAAAGTGTTGTTGGCGCCAGTCATTTCCGAGAAAGCTACTTTCGTTGCTGAAAAGAACGAACAAGTTGTTTTCCTCGTGATGCCGGATGCTACCAAGCCAGAAATCAAGGCTGCAGTTGAGCTGCTGTTCAAGGTTCAAGTTGAATCTGTTCAGGTTGCCAACCGCCAAGGTAAACAAAAACGTTCGGGCCGCTTCAATGGCCGCCGCAACCACACACGTCGTGCGTTTGTGTGCCTGAAGCCAGGTCAAGAAATCAACTTCACCGAGGAGGCTAAATAA
- the rplB gene encoding 50S ribosomal protein L2, translating into MALVKVKPTSPGRRGMVKVVNADLYKGRPFAGLLEKKSKTAGRNNNGHITTRHIGGGHKQHYRVIDFKRTKDGIPAKVERIEYDPNRTANIALVLYADGERQYIIATKGMAVGDQLMNGSEAPIKSGNCLPIRNIPVGTVMHCVEMLPGKGAQMARTAGAGVVLMAREGTYAQVRLRSGEVRRVHIECRATVGEVGNAEHSLRKIGKAGAMRWRGVRPTVRGVVMNPVDHPHGGGEGKTAAGRHPVSPWGQQTKGKKTRSNKRTTSMIVSRRGKK; encoded by the coding sequence ATGGCACTCGTTAAAGTCAAGCCGACCTCGCCTGGTCGCCGTGGCATGGTCAAGGTCGTCAATGCCGACCTGTACAAAGGCCGTCCATTCGCAGGCCTGCTCGAAAAGAAATCGAAAACTGCCGGCCGTAACAACAACGGTCACATCACTACTCGCCACATCGGCGGTGGTCATAAGCAGCACTATCGCGTTATCGACTTCAAACGCACCAAAGATGGTATCCCAGCGAAAGTGGAACGTATCGAATACGATCCAAACCGCACGGCTAACATCGCTCTGGTGTTGTATGCAGACGGCGAACGTCAATACATCATCGCAACCAAAGGTATGGCTGTCGGCGATCAATTGATGAATGGCTCGGAAGCGCCGATCAAGTCGGGCAACTGCCTGCCGATCCGCAACATTCCAGTCGGTACCGTAATGCATTGCGTTGAAATGCTGCCAGGCAAAGGCGCGCAAATGGCGCGTACAGCTGGCGCCGGCGTAGTGTTGATGGCACGTGAAGGTACATACGCTCAAGTTCGTTTGCGCTCCGGTGAAGTTCGCCGCGTGCATATCGAATGCCGTGCAACCGTTGGTGAAGTCGGCAATGCTGAGCATAGCCTGCGCAAAATCGGTAAAGCAGGTGCGATGCGCTGGCGTGGTGTTCGTCCTACCGTTCGCGGTGTGGTCATGAACCCGGTTGATCACCCACACGGTGGTGGTGAAGGTAAAACGGCAGCAGGTCGTCATCCAGTATCGCCATGGGGCCAGCAGACAAAAGGCAAGAAGACACGCAGCAACAAGCGTACTACTTCTATGATCGTCTCGCGCCGCGGCAAGAAATAA
- the rplD gene encoding 50S ribosomal protein L4 translates to MELKLLNDQGQAASNVAAPDTIFGRDYNEALIHQVVVAYQANARSGNRKQKDREEVHHTTKKPWRQKGTGRARAGMSSSPLWRGGGRIFPNSPDENFSHKVNKKMYRAGVCSILSQLAREGRLSVIENLSVEAPKTKLLSQKLKGMGLDSVLVITDSLDENLLLASRNLPNVLICEPRHADPVSLVFYKKILITKLALAKIEEMLA, encoded by the coding sequence ATGGAACTCAAGCTCCTGAATGACCAAGGTCAAGCTGCTTCGAACGTTGCTGCTCCGGATACTATTTTCGGCCGCGACTACAACGAAGCGCTGATTCACCAAGTCGTCGTTGCCTACCAAGCCAACGCACGCAGCGGTAATCGCAAGCAAAAAGATCGTGAAGAAGTTCATCACACGACCAAAAAGCCATGGCGTCAAAAAGGTACGGGCCGTGCTCGTGCTGGTATGTCGTCTTCGCCTTTGTGGCGCGGCGGCGGTCGGATTTTCCCGAACTCGCCTGATGAAAACTTCTCGCACAAAGTTAACAAGAAGATGTATCGCGCAGGTGTTTGCTCGATTCTCTCCCAGTTGGCTCGCGAAGGTCGTCTCTCCGTAATCGAAAACCTGTCAGTTGAAGCGCCAAAGACCAAGCTCTTGTCGCAAAAATTGAAAGGTATGGGTCTGGATTCCGTGCTCGTCATCACTGACAGCCTGGATGAAAACCTGTTGTTGGCATCGCGCAATCTGCCTAACGTGCTGATTTGCGAGCCACGTCATGCTGATCCAGTTTCGTTGGTGTTCTATAAAAAGATCCTGATCACGAAATTGGCATTGGCCAAGATTGAGGAGATGCTGGCATGA
- the rpsG gene encoding 30S ribosomal protein S7 yields MPRRREVPKREILPDPKFGNVDVAKFVNVLMLSGKKSVAENIIYGAFEHIQTKSGKDPLEVFTAAIANCKPLVEVKSRRVGGANYQVPVEVRPVRRMALSMRWLREAANKRSEKSMPQRLAGELLEAAESRGGAMKKRDEVHRMAEANKAFSHFRF; encoded by the coding sequence ATGCCACGTCGTCGTGAAGTTCCCAAGCGGGAAATCCTGCCAGATCCGAAGTTCGGTAATGTTGATGTTGCCAAATTCGTTAACGTTTTGATGTTGTCCGGTAAAAAATCGGTCGCAGAAAACATCATTTACGGTGCGTTTGAGCACATTCAAACAAAATCCGGCAAAGATCCGCTGGAAGTGTTTACAGCTGCTATCGCAAACTGCAAACCACTGGTCGAAGTTAAATCCCGTCGCGTTGGTGGTGCAAACTACCAGGTGCCGGTTGAAGTGCGCCCAGTTCGTCGTATGGCTTTGTCCATGCGTTGGTTGCGTGAAGCTGCAAACAAGCGCAGCGAAAAATCGATGCCACAACGTCTTGCTGGTGAATTGCTCGAAGCGGCTGAAAGCCGTGGCGGTGCAATGAAAAAGCGCGATGAAGTTCACCGTATGGCAGAAGCGAACAAAGCGTTCTCGCACTTCCGCTTCTAA
- a CDS encoding ChuX/HutX family heme-like substrate-binding protein, whose amino-acid sequence MRYTKLMGALLAALALSGNAMADADADALKAKQTALQAEQPGLFARDIAQKLGVSEAKLLAADIGRGATLLRSDVATYKALFNRMHELGRIKAITRNENGVIERTAVALPPKLDEQGRVKPGSGFVGTEIDLRFKMDSWGYAFAVVAPRAGGRTSRSLQFFDKNGEAIHKVYLNDEKGVPAFEKLVAEYKAADQKPDWTVAVAKPAKPLTDMNIKELRSAWYEMTDVHEFQRLINDFGISRERAFELIGTDAAYKITGKSVETLLETASKREQPIMVFVSNPGMVQIYSGLIEKTEAKNGWFNVLDPDFDLHLRQSGVDHGWVVRRPARSGTITSVEFYDTKGEQVVNFFSRRDQGKEETKVWRDIVGSLTRLP is encoded by the coding sequence ATGAGATATACAAAATTGATGGGTGCACTGCTGGCAGCTTTGGCGCTGTCTGGAAACGCAATGGCTGATGCGGATGCCGACGCCCTCAAAGCAAAGCAAACCGCCTTGCAGGCTGAACAACCAGGTTTGTTTGCAAGGGACATTGCGCAAAAACTCGGTGTCAGCGAAGCGAAACTGCTGGCGGCAGATATCGGTCGTGGCGCAACACTGCTACGTTCGGATGTCGCCACCTATAAAGCCTTGTTCAATCGCATGCATGAGCTGGGCCGAATCAAGGCAATTACGCGTAATGAAAATGGTGTCATCGAGCGTACTGCAGTGGCGTTGCCGCCAAAGCTGGACGAGCAGGGGCGCGTGAAGCCAGGTAGTGGCTTCGTCGGTACCGAAATCGACTTGCGCTTCAAGATGGATAGCTGGGGTTATGCATTTGCAGTGGTTGCCCCCCGCGCCGGCGGCCGAACCAGTCGCAGTCTGCAGTTCTTTGACAAAAATGGCGAGGCCATCCATAAGGTTTACCTGAACGATGAAAAAGGTGTGCCGGCGTTTGAAAAGCTGGTTGCCGAGTACAAGGCGGCAGATCAAAAGCCGGACTGGACCGTCGCCGTCGCCAAGCCAGCCAAGCCCCTGACCGACATGAATATCAAGGAATTGCGCAGCGCCTGGTATGAAATGACCGATGTGCATGAATTCCAGCGACTGATCAATGACTTCGGTATTTCGCGTGAACGTGCGTTTGAACTGATCGGCACCGATGCGGCATACAAAATCACCGGAAAATCAGTGGAAACCCTGCTGGAAACGGCATCCAAGCGCGAGCAGCCGATTATGGTGTTCGTGAGCAACCCGGGTATGGTCCAGATTTACAGCGGCCTGATCGAGAAAACCGAAGCCAAGAACGGCTGGTTCAATGTGCTGGATCCGGACTTTGACCTGCACTTGCGTCAGTCGGGTGTCGATCATGGTTGGGTGGTACGCCGCCCGGCCAGGAGTGGAACTATTACTTCGGTGGAATTTTATGACACCAAAGGTGAGCAAGTTGTTAACTTTTTCTCCCGCCGTGACCAAGGCAAGGAAGAAACCAAAGTCTGGCGCGATATTGTTGGCAGTCTGACACGTTTGCCTTAA
- the rpsJ gene encoding 30S ribosomal protein S10, which translates to MSTAPKSAPNQKIRIRLKAFDYRLIDQSALEIVDTAKRTGAVVKGPVPLPTRIQRFDVLRSPHVNKTSRDQFEIRTHVRLMDIVDPTDKTVDALMKLDLPAGVDVEIKLQ; encoded by the coding sequence ATGTCAACAGCACCGAAATCAGCTCCAAATCAAAAGATCCGTATTCGCCTGAAAGCATTCGACTACCGTCTGATCGACCAATCGGCACTCGAAATCGTTGATACAGCGAAACGTACCGGCGCAGTTGTCAAGGGCCCAGTGCCACTGCCAACCCGCATCCAGCGTTTTGACGTTCTGCGTTCGCCGCACGTCAACAAGACTTCGCGCGACCAATTCGAAATTCGTACGCACGTTCGTCTGATGGACATCGTTGACCCAACCGACAAAACGGTTGATGCATTGATGAAACTGGATTTGCCAGCTGGCGTTGATGTAGAAATCAAGTTGCAATAA